One genomic region from Bacillota bacterium encodes:
- a CDS encoding OFA family MFS transporter produces the protein MRNVPYRIYVAIACFFMTLCLGTLYAWPIFIPHLEAEFGWSRATVTLPFTVASVVLSLGMVPAGRLQDIKGPKSLVAMCAVLVLIGYVLSSFATNIIWLVVTYGLILGSAIAAGYMASVGGGLKWFPDMKGTATGILVGGFGLGAAVFGPIAQQMIEAVGWRQSFIILGIAFSIVIGIISLIVKNPPAGWTPQAKNGKKQGGLGRVSPEYTGLEFSPKQMLRTPQFWLMWVQYFLVLSAGFSILVHLKPLAEEFAGFTPMAAAGLVSLISASNFTGRFFLSPLSDVIGRIKSFNMIAVLMTAATASAAVAILMDIPSVLFFTAIAGGVAFGGYLALSPAFTADMWGSKNFGINYGLMFTAWGAASFAGPFFAGLAYDLTGGYIPAYIVFSLLCIPAVVITTSFVKPSGLIAFAKAHGLGS, from the coding sequence TTGCGCAACGTTCCTTATCGCATCTATGTCGCTATCGCATGTTTTTTCATGACCCTGTGCTTGGGGACTCTCTATGCTTGGCCTATTTTCATTCCACACCTCGAAGCAGAGTTTGGTTGGAGCCGTGCGACTGTGACCCTGCCCTTTACCGTAGCCTCAGTAGTGTTGTCTCTGGGCATGGTGCCCGCCGGGCGACTACAAGACATCAAGGGGCCTAAGTCGCTGGTGGCGATGTGTGCGGTATTGGTGCTTATAGGCTATGTCCTTAGTTCTTTCGCCACTAATATTATTTGGCTGGTGGTGACCTATGGTCTTATTCTTGGTAGCGCCATTGCCGCTGGCTACATGGCCTCGGTGGGTGGAGGACTTAAATGGTTTCCTGACATGAAAGGAACAGCAACCGGGATCTTGGTCGGCGGTTTTGGGCTCGGGGCCGCAGTGTTTGGCCCTATAGCACAGCAGATGATTGAGGCCGTCGGTTGGCGTCAGAGTTTCATTATCTTAGGTATTGCCTTCTCGATTGTGATCGGCATTATCTCATTGATTGTTAAGAACCCACCTGCGGGGTGGACGCCGCAGGCCAAGAACGGCAAGAAGCAAGGCGGCTTGGGTCGTGTTTCACCCGAGTATACGGGTCTTGAGTTCTCTCCTAAGCAGATGCTCAGAACTCCGCAGTTTTGGCTGATGTGGGTGCAGTATTTCCTAGTGCTATCAGCAGGCTTTTCCATCTTGGTGCACCTCAAGCCCTTGGCCGAGGAGTTTGCGGGCTTTACACCTATGGCGGCAGCAGGGCTAGTGTCCCTTATCTCCGCTTCTAATTTTACCGGACGCTTCTTCCTTAGCCCTCTCTCTGATGTGATTGGGCGTATCAAGTCATTTAACATGATTGCGGTGCTCATGACGGCTGCCACTGCCTCGGCGGCGGTCGCGATACTGATGGATATCCCCAGTGTCTTATTTTTTACAGCTATTGCGGGTGGCGTAGCTTTTGGTGGCTATCTAGCCCTGTCTCCTGCCTTTACTGCCGATATGTGGGGGAGCAAAAATTTCGGTATTAACTATGGGCTCATGTTCACTGCTTGGGGTGCCGCCTCATTTGCCGGACCGTTTTTTGCCGGTCTAGCCTACGACCTAACTGGTGGTTATATTCCTGCTTACATTGTTTTCTCTCTGCTTTGTATCCCTGCCGTAGTGATTACGACCAGTTTCGTCAAGCCTTCTGGGCTGATTGCCTTTGCTAAAGCCCATGGGCTTGGGTCC
- a CDS encoding glycosyltransferase: MKVVHINGGGETGGGKSHLVTLLPHLRAAGCDASLIVFTHGLLEQEAMAVGVPTTCLGVSRMMSYKLFQRLHQLLKAEKPNLVHTHGGRANLYGRLAARLAGIQCVVTTVHSYSDLDYNKAWHNTWFSLVDRLTWFFTDYFIAVSHHLRDSFTMRGVSPSRIAVVHNGIAPWQGEKIDLRLRFALGSGPVLCAVGRFVPVKRFDVLIRAMSQVLAAFPEASLVLVGEGPEEGAMRALAQSLGLEKRLFFVGYRTDARAMLSSADAFVMSSDMEGLPIVLLEALAAHVPVVATRVGGIPEVVEDDKTALLVPKNSPEALGEALVACLADKAAAVRRATLGRQWFMENGTAEAMTLKTLALYKKWGGGL, encoded by the coding sequence ATGAAGGTGGTGCATATTAATGGCGGGGGAGAAACGGGTGGCGGCAAGAGCCACCTCGTGACCCTACTGCCGCATCTCCGGGCCGCGGGATGCGACGCTTCTTTAATTGTGTTTACCCATGGCTTGCTAGAACAGGAAGCCATGGCGGTGGGCGTTCCTACCACTTGCTTAGGCGTGAGTCGCATGATGTCTTACAAGCTCTTTCAGCGGCTCCATCAACTTTTAAAGGCTGAAAAACCCAACCTTGTGCATACCCATGGCGGCAGAGCTAACCTTTACGGGCGCCTGGCGGCAAGGCTGGCTGGCATTCAATGCGTCGTCACGACCGTGCATAGCTATAGCGACCTCGATTACAACAAGGCCTGGCACAACACTTGGTTTTCCCTTGTGGACAGGCTCACTTGGTTTTTTACCGATTACTTTATCGCCGTCTCGCACCACTTAAGAGACTCTTTCACCATGCGCGGCGTCTCACCTAGCCGTATTGCCGTGGTCCATAATGGCATAGCCCCGTGGCAGGGGGAAAAAATTGACCTGCGACTCCGCTTCGCACTGGGGTCAGGGCCGGTGCTGTGCGCTGTAGGGCGCTTCGTGCCTGTTAAACGGTTTGATGTGCTCATTAGAGCCATGAGTCAAGTGCTGGCCGCGTTTCCTGAGGCCAGCTTGGTGCTGGTCGGCGAGGGACCAGAAGAGGGGGCCATGCGTGCCCTAGCACAGTCTCTCGGTCTAGAAAAGAGGCTGTTCTTTGTAGGTTACCGGACTGATGCTAGAGCCATGCTTAGTAGTGCCGATGCCTTTGTTATGTCTTCAGACATGGAGGGCCTACCCATAGTGCTCTTAGAGGCCTTGGCCGCCCATGTTCCGGTCGTCGCCACGCGCGTGGGGGGTATCCCCGAAGTAGTGGAGGACGACAAAACTGCCCTTTTGGTCCCCAAAAATAGTCCAGAGGCTCTAGGCGAGGCCCTAGTCGCCTGTCTGGCCGATAAGGCGGCAGCAGTGCGTCGCGCCACCCTCGGTCGACAATGGTTTATGGAGAACGGCACGGCAGAGGCCATGACGCTTAAAACACTGGCTCTCTATAAAAAGTGGGGAGGTGGCTTATGA
- a CDS encoding transketolase, with protein sequence MNTVLLKEKAQEMRRLIMQSIAEAGSGHPGGSLSLVEIMSYLYFFEAELHESDPLWPERDRIILSKGHAAPVLYAALACRGYLPQEEVLTLRKLGSRLQGHPDMRKLPGVEMSTGSLGQGLSVASGLALGLRLGKKPQRVFAILGDGELQEGQVWEAALTAAHFKLNNLTAIIDNNGLQIDGATTDVKSLQPLADKWQAFGWQTVTVDGHSYHDLYRGFRSVRDERPLAIIARTIKGKGVTYMENIADWHGKAPSLEQSRQYLESSGGEENVG encoded by the coding sequence ATGAACACGGTACTACTGAAAGAAAAAGCACAGGAGATGCGTCGCCTCATTATGCAGAGCATTGCGGAGGCCGGATCGGGGCACCCTGGTGGTTCCCTTTCGCTGGTCGAGATTATGTCCTACCTATACTTTTTTGAGGCTGAACTACATGAGAGCGACCCTTTGTGGCCAGAGCGCGACCGCATAATTCTTTCTAAGGGGCATGCCGCACCGGTGCTCTATGCCGCCTTGGCCTGTCGTGGCTACCTGCCGCAGGAAGAAGTACTGACTCTCCGCAAACTGGGCTCTCGCCTGCAAGGCCACCCAGATATGCGGAAACTACCCGGGGTCGAGATGTCGACAGGTTCACTCGGACAAGGCTTGTCGGTTGCGAGCGGGCTAGCGCTAGGTCTACGGCTCGGGAAAAAGCCACAGCGTGTTTTTGCCATACTGGGCGACGGCGAGTTGCAAGAAGGCCAAGTGTGGGAAGCCGCCTTGACCGCAGCGCACTTTAAACTTAATAATCTCACGGCCATCATCGACAACAATGGCCTGCAAATCGATGGTGCGACTACCGATGTTAAGTCCCTGCAGCCCCTCGCTGATAAATGGCAGGCCTTCGGCTGGCAGACTGTCACGGTAGACGGTCACTCCTACCACGACCTGTACCGCGGTTTTCGCAGCGTCCGCGACGAGCGGCCGCTAGCCATTATCGCGCGTACCATCAAGGGTAAGGGCGTCACCTACATGGAGAATATCGCCGATTGGCACGGCAAGGCGCCTTCCCTAGAACAATCGCGACAATACCTAGAGAGTAGCGGAGGTGAAGAAAATGTCGGTTAA
- a CDS encoding glycosyltransferase, with protein sequence MMAKGVDGAIVSRRTIVIFSATPWQGLVGRPHHLARHFASRGERVLFVEPAITWLSPLKKLKLLLKFHFGRLLPLEENLAVLTPPPIMPAGYRFRAVNKLNQTLLERSIMTALRRLDWPAGLVITHLPGTADFPGTMPLLYECVDDHAAFSQYSSLWQKEVVQELEYDLLRRARGVVATAQVLFARCQKYHPKALLIGNGAAVEHFSDAAGGKSGATGLSGLVAGFYGGIGAWVDLELIARAAELAPHWSFYLAGPREGSVELPRFPGNVFLPGFIPFAELPPILADFDVALVPFKTNELTISVNPIKLYEYFAAGKPVLVADIPELTRWGELVYPVTSASDLVAALETACHESAELKAKRQQVAMDNSWAAKVDLLLDYMKGLGL encoded by the coding sequence ATGATGGCCAAAGGCGTCGACGGCGCGATAGTCAGCAGGCGAACGATAGTCATCTTTAGCGCCACTCCCTGGCAGGGCTTAGTTGGGCGTCCCCACCACTTGGCGCGGCACTTCGCCTCGCGTGGTGAGCGTGTGCTCTTCGTCGAGCCGGCCATTACCTGGCTTTCGCCACTGAAAAAGCTCAAGCTCCTTCTAAAGTTTCACTTTGGCAGACTACTGCCCCTAGAAGAGAACTTAGCCGTCCTCACGCCGCCCCCCATCATGCCAGCAGGTTACCGCTTTCGTGCGGTCAATAAGCTTAACCAGACGCTTTTAGAGCGCAGTATCATGACCGCTCTTCGCCGCCTAGACTGGCCCGCAGGCCTAGTAATTACGCACTTGCCTGGCACGGCCGACTTCCCCGGCACTATGCCGCTGCTTTATGAGTGTGTCGATGACCATGCGGCCTTTAGTCAGTATTCCTCCCTGTGGCAGAAAGAAGTGGTACAGGAGCTAGAGTATGATCTCTTGCGGCGGGCGAGAGGAGTAGTAGCTACGGCACAAGTGCTCTTTGCACGGTGCCAAAAATACCATCCGAAGGCGCTACTGATTGGGAATGGAGCGGCAGTGGAGCATTTTTCCGATGCAGCCGGCGGCAAGTCAGGCGCGACCGGACTTAGTGGCCTAGTAGCAGGATTTTATGGCGGCATTGGTGCCTGGGTGGACTTAGAGCTCATCGCTAGGGCGGCGGAGCTGGCGCCCCACTGGTCGTTTTACTTGGCGGGGCCGCGCGAAGGCTCTGTAGAGCTGCCTCGTTTTCCGGGCAATGTGTTCTTGCCTGGTTTTATACCCTTTGCTGAGTTGCCTCCTATCTTGGCCGACTTTGATGTGGCCCTTGTTCCCTTTAAAACCAATGAACTGACGATAAGCGTTAATCCCATCAAGCTCTATGAGTACTTCGCCGCCGGTAAGCCGGTGCTTGTTGCGGATATCCCAGAGCTCACCCGTTGGGGGGAGTTAGTCTACCCTGTGACTTCAGCCTCGGACTTGGTGGCGGCACTAGAAACTGCCTGCCATGAAAGCGCGGAATTAAAGGCGAAGCGCCAGCAGGTAGCCATGGATAATTCATGGGCAGCGAAGGTTGACCTGCTCCTTGACTACATGAAAGGTTTAGGGCTATGA
- a CDS encoding transketolase family protein encodes MSVKLEATRDAYGRALLYLGEHCPEVVVLDADLSKSTKTAVFAAKHPERFFNIGISEADLVGTACGLALAGLKPFASTFAIFATGRAYDQVRNSVAYPYLPVVIAATHAGLTVGPDGGSHQSLEDIALMRVLPHMQVWVPADGEEAYQMILAAAKAKGPVYVRLGRQPVPPVSPLGYSFVPGKAVVYGESGAVALIACGVMVAEALKTAHSLREQGVSCQVINMSSIKPLDTAVLDKAAAESRLLVTIEEHQKAGGLGSACLEHLALHSRRPPLLAIGVEDVFGQSGEPQELLEHYGLTSASITTKVLAQLSAI; translated from the coding sequence ATGTCGGTTAAACTTGAAGCGACCCGCGATGCCTATGGCCGGGCTCTCCTGTACTTGGGTGAGCACTGTCCCGAAGTGGTTGTCCTTGATGCGGATCTTTCAAAATCTACTAAGACCGCGGTTTTTGCCGCCAAGCATCCCGAGCGGTTCTTTAATATCGGCATTTCAGAGGCCGACTTAGTAGGTACGGCCTGTGGACTGGCCCTAGCTGGGCTAAAGCCCTTTGCCAGCACCTTTGCCATCTTTGCCACTGGTCGCGCCTATGACCAAGTGCGTAATAGTGTCGCCTACCCCTACCTCCCCGTAGTCATTGCCGCCACCCATGCCGGGCTGACTGTGGGCCCCGACGGAGGCTCGCATCAATCTCTCGAGGATATCGCCCTAATGCGGGTGCTCCCCCATATGCAAGTGTGGGTTCCGGCCGATGGCGAAGAAGCCTACCAGATGATTCTCGCCGCAGCAAAGGCCAAGGGGCCAGTATACGTGCGCCTGGGCAGACAACCAGTGCCCCCTGTTTCGCCTCTTGGTTACAGCTTTGTCCCGGGGAAAGCCGTCGTCTACGGCGAAAGTGGAGCAGTGGCCCTTATCGCTTGCGGGGTGATGGTGGCCGAAGCCTTAAAGACAGCGCACAGTCTGCGGGAGCAGGGCGTTTCCTGCCAGGTCATTAACATGAGTAGTATCAAGCCCCTTGACACTGCCGTGCTAGATAAAGCCGCCGCAGAGAGCCGTCTATTGGTCACTATTGAGGAGCACCAAAAAGCAGGCGGCCTTGGCAGCGCCTGTTTAGAGCACCTAGCTTTACACTCGCGCCGTCCACCCCTGCTCGCCATAGGTGTTGAAGACGTATTCGGTCAGTCTGGCGAGCCACAAGAGCTCTTAGAGCACTACGGATTGACGTCGGCAAGCATCACTACGAAGGTTCTCGCACAGCTCTCGGCAATATAG
- a CDS encoding polysaccharide pyruvyl transferase family protein has translation MTRTFIMAFIGAGNLGDEAILAGTLAAWRQAGVADPLVFSWQPEETARLHQVTSLPIEPGLGGLTSYARHLQRGDLVLLGGGSLLQDGERRIVPFWLSRALVARLCGCRVVFHAQGIGPLRSVSARLAVRYLVPLTAHLVTLRDEASMAFVRRARPRLVADPALLLPAGERHVVPRRVVVALRPSRYYLAEEEQLLQVLTRLKHALDIEYIFVPMHYPDDYALALRCAAHTGGQALAKLTLTELRTLLASAELVIAMRLHAAILAAGVLTPIVGLAYDPKILAFFSSLGLQTAVVPWGVHFSGDRFFDTVSEVYQGRTEYQALLQREVPLAKAKAAAAVSWALELAGRE, from the coding sequence ATGACGAGAACATTTATTATGGCCTTTATTGGCGCGGGTAATTTAGGTGACGAAGCCATTTTGGCAGGCACACTGGCCGCCTGGCGTCAGGCGGGGGTGGCCGACCCCCTAGTTTTTTCTTGGCAGCCAGAGGAGACAGCGCGTCTGCACCAAGTCACGTCTTTGCCGATAGAGCCAGGACTAGGGGGTCTTACCAGCTACGCCCGCCATTTACAGCGGGGGGATCTCGTTCTCTTAGGAGGGGGTAGCCTGCTGCAGGATGGCGAGCGGCGTATTGTCCCCTTTTGGCTGTCTCGCGCCCTCGTGGCGCGCCTCTGTGGCTGCCGCGTGGTGTTTCACGCGCAGGGTATTGGCCCTCTAAGAAGCGTCAGCGCTAGATTGGCCGTGCGCTACTTAGTCCCTTTGACCGCCCACCTCGTCACACTGCGCGACGAGGCCTCCATGGCTTTCGTGCGGCGGGCTCGCCCACGTCTTGTGGCCGACCCCGCCCTCTTGCTGCCGGCAGGGGAGCGCCATGTGGTGCCTAGGCGAGTGGTTGTGGCTTTACGCCCCTCGCGATATTACTTGGCAGAGGAAGAACAGCTCTTACAGGTACTCACACGACTTAAGCATGCGCTGGACATAGAGTATATCTTCGTGCCCATGCATTATCCCGACGACTATGCCCTCGCCCTGCGCTGCGCCGCGCACACCGGGGGGCAGGCACTAGCCAAGCTCACTTTGACGGAATTACGCACCTTACTGGCTTCAGCCGAACTAGTAATTGCCATGCGCCTACATGCGGCCATTTTGGCGGCCGGGGTGCTGACACCCATAGTGGGGCTCGCCTACGACCCCAAGATACTTGCTTTTTTTTCTAGCCTGGGTCTACAAACTGCTGTCGTGCCTTGGGGAGTGCATTTTTCGGGAGATCGCTTCTTTGACACGGTAAGTGAAGTTTACCAGGGGCGCACAGAATACCAAGCGCTCCTACAAAGAGAAGTACCTCTGGCCAAGGCGAAGGCTGCCGCAGCCGTCTCCTGGGCCTTAGAGTTAGCGGGGAGGGAGTAG
- a CDS encoding WecB/TagA/CpsF family glycosyltransferase: MGQTVTILGVEVSSRTMAETVEEALRLMACRRGQIVTANAEILYTAHRDKDFYAVLREAELITADGMGAVLAARLLGHPVPERVSGYDLLLQLAGRAAERGLRVFLLGGKPGVAEKAALKLRALYPGLQIAGTRHGYFTDSEVTAVISEVTASSPDLLLAALGLRGEFLLARHKDALHCASMQVGGSFDVLAGVAERAPLYLQRAGLEWAFRLYKEPWRYKRMLSLPKFIVTVLLTRSQRQEREVKK, from the coding sequence ATGGGCCAGACCGTAACTATACTGGGCGTAGAGGTTTCGTCCCGCACCATGGCCGAGACCGTCGAGGAAGCGCTGCGCCTTATGGCCTGCCGCCGCGGCCAGATTGTCACTGCCAATGCCGAGATACTCTATACAGCACACCGAGACAAAGACTTCTACGCCGTACTGCGCGAGGCAGAGCTCATTACCGCCGATGGTATGGGCGCCGTCTTGGCTGCTCGCCTGCTTGGCCACCCTGTGCCGGAGCGAGTTAGTGGTTACGACTTGCTGCTGCAGTTAGCGGGTAGGGCGGCGGAGCGAGGCCTGCGCGTGTTTCTCTTGGGGGGCAAGCCTGGTGTAGCCGAGAAAGCGGCTCTTAAGCTTAGAGCTCTATACCCCGGGCTCCAAATTGCCGGCACGAGGCATGGATATTTTACGGACAGTGAAGTAACAGCCGTTATCAGCGAAGTGACCGCTAGCTCGCCTGACTTGCTACTAGCCGCCTTGGGGCTACGAGGTGAGTTTCTACTGGCTCGACACAAAGACGCACTCCACTGTGCCAGCATGCAGGTGGGCGGCAGCTTCGATGTGTTGGCCGGAGTGGCAGAGCGCGCACCGCTATACTTGCAGAGGGCAGGCCTCGAATGGGCCTTTAGACTATACAAAGAGCCATGGCGCTACAAACGCATGCTGTCATTGCCCAAATTCATTGTGACAGTGCTACTAACGCGTAGCCAAAGGCAGGAAAGGGAGGTCAAAAAATGA